The segment GTCGTGCACAGTGAAAGGGACGAAATCGTCAGTCGTGAAAGAGAATTTCACAATCTCAGATTTAGTCAGGAGGAGGATCCAAGGGGAAGCCTGGACAAGTGGTATCGAACAATTCGTCACGGCGCTGAACGTCAAGACGAACAGATAAAACGGCTTTCGAAAAACGCAGACGTGCTCGAGTACGGCTGCTCCGATGGCGGGTGGTCCCTGCATTCCTTGCACCTGCCCGATCATTGCCGATCTCTGACGGGGATCGACATTTCGGATGTAGCAGTAAACAAGGCGAACGAACGCGCGAGCGCGCTTGGAAGCACGAACGCGACATTCCTGGCGATGAATGCGGAAGCCATGTCGTTCGAGGACAACAAGTTCGACCTGGTGTATGGACGCGGGATCATCCACCATCTGGACCTGGACCGATGTTTTTCCGACGTCGTCCGTGTCCTGAAGCCGAACGGCGTGGCGTCCTTCTACGAGCCGATGGGACACAATCCGCTCCTGAATGCCTACAGAAAGCGGACACCCCTCATCCGCGCCGCTGATGAACATCCCTTGCTAGTTTCGGACTTCGCTTTGGCCCGCCGCTATTTCAGCAATGTCCAGGTGGACTATTTCGGCCTGTGCTCCGTAGGAAGCGCGCTGATGCCGCGAACCATCTCGGAGACCGTCTACACAGTTGGCAAAGCTGTCGATTCAGTGGTTTTGACGCTTCCCTTTGTGAAGCGGTTCGCATGGTATGCGCTCCTGACCCTTAGGGCCTGATCAATAGGCAGCAAAGGCTCGCCTGCTGCCTGTGCGATGAAATGATTGCTTGGCCTTGGCGCTGTCAGGCGGCGTTTTTGTGCGCGCCACCAAAAATCAAGGTAATATTTTAGCCCTTTGCTTAGCGCCCCGCAGTTTCTGGTTCCGCGAAGTCGGCCGCGGTCCATCGGGGACGGGCGACATGCACCCTGACCAGCTTGAAGTAGCTATAATACAGGAGGAAGGAGCCCATGATGTAGGGGTTGAAGGTGTCGATCTCAACGAAGGACCGGATGAGCAGAAGCACCATCACGCCGCCAAGAATCACCGACTCGGCTTGCCATGTCCTGAATATCAGGGCCGATATATGGCCCCATAGCGCGCGCACGATGATCAGCGATATCAGCGTCGCCCCGACATAACCTAGCTCGACGAGGGCTTCGATATAGGTGTTGTGGAAGTGGAAACCGCTTCGGGTGGTGATGTAGAATTCGTTCCAAAGCCGCTCGGCCTCGGCGAACCCCTGCACCCAATAGGCCGCGTAGCCGACGCCGAGGATCGGCGCCTGCTGCGCCGCTTCCCAGCCCTGCTCCCAGAGATAAGTCCGTCCAGTGAGCGTGGAATCCTTTCCGAAGGTGCCAAGGACGAAATCCAGAAGTCCTGCAAAGGCAACCGCGGTGACCACGACCAGCCCGCCTGCGCCAACCACGAAAATCACCCGTCGGTAGCGGAGTGGAAGCTTCTTGGCCATGGCAAGCAGAGCCACCAGAGCGAGAACTGCCGGTATCGAAGCCGTCGAGGTGGCCGAATGCGCCATCATCAGAAGATAGGCCGATAGGACCAAGATGGGCGCCGTCAGGATAAAGCTTATCCGGCCGCGCCTGAGAAAGACCAGGAAGACGATGCAAAAATAAATGCCAAGGGAGGCGACAAAGCCGATCTGGTTCTTGGAGCTGAATGCGCCGACGAAATTGTACGTGCCGTCGAGCATATCATAGGAATAACCCCCGACCTTGAGCGAATAAAGCAGGACGACAAAAATCCCGATCAGCGAGCCAATCGTCAACGTCCGGACGCTGACGGTGCGCGCGGCGATGTAGGCGCAGGCAATATGGGAGCAATACTGGATTGCCGTCCTCAACGTGATGCCGGGGGCATCCGACCAGAACACCGATAGGCAGACATAGAATGCAAACGCCAGCGGCAGCCACGCGCTGGAGGCATGTCGCAACAGCCGCCGGTAGTCTACCAGGATCAAGGGAAGCCAGACCGCATAATAGGCCAGGATCAGGATCGGGCCGAAAACCGAGGAATAGGAGAACGCCCAAACGGAGATGGCAACTGCAAAGCTGCCGTAGACCGTGCTCTTCTCCGGGTCGACCAACAGAGATTTTGGGATCTTCATCTCGGTAGCGAATTCCCGTCCACGCAGTTCAATGCCGATTCGCTGCCGCGCCGCCATGCGCGAATGCTCTCATTGTGCAGTGCAATATAACCCATCCCCCGCAGCCTGTCACCCAAATGAGGCAAAAACAGCCTTGGGCGGCCTGAGGAGAGCGATAAAGACACGAGGGCTCGTGTGCGGCAAGGATCAAGCGTCGCGGCCGCCCTCGCGAACTCTCGCGGGGAGATCGACCATCATCCCGGGCTTTCGCCAATCTCCGGCGGCCCATCATCGAATGGACAGATCGTAGCCAAGAGGGCCTAACCGCCTGCTGCTGGCCCACCACGAAGCTGTCCGAGGCTCCAGTCCCCCGCTTGAACTTGTCCGCCATAGACTTCACATTCGCCGCCGATTGGGAGGACGAGCACATGACGATGCGTTTTGCGGGACGGTTTGCCGGGCGGTCGGCCGTGATCACCGGTGGTGCCTCAGGCATCGGCCTGGCCGTCGCGCAAAGAATCGTTGAAGAGGGCGGGCGCGTTTGCGTCTGGGATCGCGACTCGACCCAGATCGAGCAGGCCAAGGCTGTCATCGCCGACTTGCACGGCGTGACCGTCGACGTCGCCGATCCCGTAGCGGTCGCACAGGCCGCCCGGCAGACGATCAAAACCCTTGGCGCGGTCGATATCCTGGTCACCAGCGCGGCCGTCACCGGACCGAACATGACGACCTGGGATTATTCGGTGGAGGATTGGCACCGGGTCATCGACATCAACATCAACGGCGTCTTCTACTGCAACAAGGCGCTGGTTCCGCACATGCTCGAGCGCAATTACGGCAGGATCGTCAACATCGCTTCGATCGCCGGCAAGGAGGGAAACCCGAATGCCTCGGCCTACAGCACCTCCAAGGCGGCGGTGATCGGCCTGACCAAGTCGCTGGGCAAGGAACTGGCCAAGACCAAGGTGACGGTGAACTGCGTCACCCCGGCGGCGGTGCGCACCGCGATCTTCCAGCAGATGAGCCAGCAGCATATCGATTTCATGCTGTCGAAGATACCAATGGCGCGGTTCGGCGAGGTCGAGGAGGTGGCGGCGCTGATCTCGTGGATCGCTTCCGAGGAATGCTCCTTCACGACGGCCGCAGTCTTCGACGTTTCCGGCGGCCGGGCGACCTATTGAAGCAAGTCGGGCAATTTACCGCCAGGGCCGCCAGACTGGAGCTCCCGTCGTTTGCTTAGGGTCGAACCTCCACTGTCCGACGAAGAACTGCTCGACCGCTTCCAGCGCGCCGCCTTCGGCTATTTTCTGGAAACCGTGAATCCGGAAAACGGGCTGGTCGCCGACACGTCGCGGCCAAATTGGCCGGCAAGCATCGCGGTCGTCGGCTTCGCCCTGTCCTGCTATCCGGTCGGGGTCGAGCGCGGCTGGGTGACGCGCGACGCAGCCGTGAAGCTGACGCTTGCCGCACTGCGCTTCTTCTGGAACAGCCGGCAAGGCAATGGCGACGACGTCACCGGCCACAACGGCTTTTACTACCATTTCCTCGACATGCGGACCGGCCTGCGCGCCTGGCGATGCGAGTTGTCGGTGGTTGACACGGCGCTGCTGATGGCCGGGGTGCTCGCGGCTGGCGCCTATTTCACCGGCGACACTGAGGACGAAACCGAAATCCGCGACTTGGCGGAAATGCTTTACCGGCGCGTCGACTGGCGATGGATGCAAGGCAGCAGACCGACCTTGCGACAGGGCTGGAAGCCGAAGAGCGGCTTTCTGCGTTATGGTTGGGAAGGCTACAACGAAGCGGCGATCCTTTACGTCCTGGCAATGGCCGCCCCCGACAAGCCAGCCTCGGACGACAGCTATGCCGGCTGGACGGCGACATATCGGTGGGAAAACATCTACGGCTACGACGTGCTCTATGGCGGCCCGCTGTTCATGCACCAATTCTCGCATGCCTGGATCGACTTCGACGGCATCCGGGATGCGTTCATGCGGGAGAAGAACTCGGACTATTTCGAAAACAGCCGCCGCGCGACCTACCTTCACCGGGACTATGCGCGGCACAATCCCTCTGGCTATGACGGCTACGGCGAAGCACTTTGGGGACTTTCGGCGGGTGACGGACCCGGCAAATTCCGCGCGCGGATCGAGCGGCGGCCGCGCAAATTTTCCGGCTATGCGGCGCGCGGCGCACCGTTCGGCCCAGATGACGGAACGATCGCGCCGTGGTCGTATCTCGCATCGCTGCCGTTCGCGCCTGAAATCTGCCTGCCGGCGCTGCGCCACCTCAGAGAACGCCACCCTGAGGTGGTCGACGGTTTCAGGATGCCGAGCGGCTTCAACCCGACGCTGGCGAACCGGCGGAAGTTCGGGCCGAACGGCTGGATATCGGATGCGCATTATGGACTGGACCAGGGCATCGTCGTGCTGATGATCGAAAACCACCGCTCGCGCCTGATCTGGGACCTAATGCGGTCGAGCCCGCATATCCGTCGCGGCCTGTGCAAGGCCGGGTTCAGCGGCGGCTGGCTGTCGCAGCCGGCGAGCCCTCTTCGCGAGGAGGGCTGCTGAATGACAGCTGTCGCTGTCGTCTCGGGCACGAAGACGTTCGCCCTTCCCAGCAACTCGTGATTGCTGGGAAGGCCGTTCGATTTCGCCTGGCCTGAGTTACTTAGCCGGCGAACGTGTAGGCGGTCTTCACCGTAGTGTAGAATTCCGCTGCGTAGCGGCCTTGCTCGCGCGGGCCATAGCTCGATCCCTTGCGTCCGCCGAAAGGCACGTGGAAGTCGACGCCCGCCGTCGGCAGATTGACCATCACCATGCCGGCCTCCGAGTTGCGCTTGAAATGCGTGGCGTGCTTGAGGCTCGAGGTGCAGATGCCCGACGTCAGTCCGAACGGCGTGTCGTTGGCTACCGCCAGCGCCTCGTCATAGTCCTTGACGCGGATGACGTTGGCGACCGGCCCAAAAATCTCCTCGCGTGAAATGCGCATGGCGTTGGTGGCTTGCGTGAACAGCGCCGGTTGCAGGTAGAAGCCGCGGGTTTCGCGATCGAGCCGCTCGCCGCCGAAGGCGAGATCGGCGCCTTCCTGGCGACCGATGGCGATATAGTCTTCGTCCTGCTTCAGCTGGCTCTGGTCGACGACGGGTCCGATCTGGGTTTTCGCATCGAGGGCGTCGCCGACGACCAGCTTGGCGAGGCGATCTTTCATCGCATCGACGAAGCGGTCATGGATGCCGTCGGTCACGACAAGGCGGGACGACGCCGTACAGCGCTGGCCGGTCGAGAAGTATGCGCCATTGATCGCGCAGTCGACGGCGACGGCTAGATCTGCATCGTCGAGCACGACCAGCGGGTTCTTGCCGCCCATCTCGAGCTGGTACTTGCGCATGTGCTCGACGCTGGCGGCAGCCACGCGCTTGCCAGTGCCGACCGAGCCGGTGAAGGTGATGGCATTGAGGTCAGGGCTGTCGAGCATGGCCTGACCGACTACCGAACCCTTGCCCATGACGAGATTGAGCACACCCTTAGGCAGGCCGGCACGGTGCAATATGTCGACAATGGTCCAGGCGCACTCCGGAACCAGCTCGGCCGGCTTGAAGACGATGGTGTTGCCGTAGGCCAGGGCAGGAGCGATCTTCCACGCCGGGATGGCGATCGGGAAATTCCAGGGTGTGATGATGCCGACGACGCCGACCGCTTCGCGTGTGATCTCGACACCGACGCCGGGCCGCACGCTTGGAACCAGCTCGCCCGACAGGCGCAGCGTCTCACCAGCAAAGAAATCGAAGATCTGGGCGGCCCGCACGGTTTCGCCAATACCCTCGACCAGCGTCTTGCCCTCCTCGCGCGCCAACGCCCGGCCGATTTCATCTTTCCGCGCGGAGATCTCGTCCGACGCCTTCCTCAGCACCGCATGGCGTGCAAGCAAGCCCGATCGGGACCACGCCGGAAATGCCGCTTTCGCCGCCGCGATGGCTTGCCGCGCCTGCTCGGCGTCGCCCGACGCATATTCGCCGACCACGTCGTCGAGATTGGAAGGGTTGATGTTGCGGGAGCCGGCATCGCCCACCCACTCGCCATCGATGAGGTTCTTTCGAAACGGGATCATGTCGCTGTCTTCCTTGTCCTTCGATTGCCGTCTATCTGGACCACTGGCCGCTACACCGCAAGGCCGCCGGCGGCAAAGTTCTGCTCCTCGACAGGCATGTGCTAAGCAGGTTTCGGAAAAGTGTTCGATGGTTTTCCGATAAAAACCTGCGACAAACAAAAACCCAGCAGGCGAGGCCGTGCAAGCCTGCTTGGGTGTCGAGGTGGTAAACCATGATTCTAGTGCGGTGCGACGCGGATCGCGCCAGGAGGAAGCTGCCATGTCCGACCGCGCGTTGCCGCTGGTGATCAGCGCGCCCGAGCCACGCACGCTCGACCTGATTTTCACGCCCGAGGCACTGGCGAGATTCCGCGCCAGATACCGTATCGTCGAAACGTCGCCAGAAGGCGTCGCGGGCCTGCCACACGATGTGCTCGCCGAGACGCGCTACATCGTAGGGCAGCCGCCGATCGCGCCGGAGACGCTGGAAAGGATGACGGCGCTGCGCTGTGTCTTCAATGTCGAGAGCAACCTCATCAACAACATGCCGTATGAAACGCTGTTTTCGCGCGGCATCCATGTCGTCACCACGGGCATGGTGTTTGCCGAGCCGGTGGCCGAGCTCGGTCTTGCTATGGCGCTCAACCTCGCTCGCGACATCGTCGACGCCGATCTTGCGTTTCGTCAGGGCAAGGAGCTGTGGGGTGGCGAGGGCAACCAGGCGGCGCGGCTTCTCTCCGGCGCCGATGTCGGGATCATCGGC is part of the Mesorhizobium sp. L-2-11 genome and harbors:
- a CDS encoding O-antigen ligase family protein, with the translated sequence MKIPKSLLVDPEKSTVYGSFAVAISVWAFSYSSVFGPILILAYYAVWLPLILVDYRRLLRHASSAWLPLAFAFYVCLSVFWSDAPGITLRTAIQYCSHIACAYIAARTVSVRTLTIGSLIGIFVVLLYSLKVGGYSYDMLDGTYNFVGAFSSKNQIGFVASLGIYFCIVFLVFLRRGRISFILTAPILVLSAYLLMMAHSATSTASIPAVLALVALLAMAKKLPLRYRRVIFVVGAGGLVVVTAVAFAGLLDFVLGTFGKDSTLTGRTYLWEQGWEAAQQAPILGVGYAAYWVQGFAEAERLWNEFYITTRSGFHFHNTYIEALVELGYVGATLISLIIVRALWGHISALIFRTWQAESVILGGVMVLLLIRSFVEIDTFNPYIMGSFLLYYSYFKLVRVHVARPRWTAADFAEPETAGR
- a CDS encoding SDR family NAD(P)-dependent oxidoreductase, giving the protein MTMRFAGRFAGRSAVITGGASGIGLAVAQRIVEEGGRVCVWDRDSTQIEQAKAVIADLHGVTVDVADPVAVAQAARQTIKTLGAVDILVTSAAVTGPNMTTWDYSVEDWHRVIDININGVFYCNKALVPHMLERNYGRIVNIASIAGKEGNPNASAYSTSKAAVIGLTKSLGKELAKTKVTVNCVTPAAVRTAIFQQMSQQHIDFMLSKIPMARFGEVEEVAALISWIASEECSFTTAAVFDVSGGRATY
- a CDS encoding glucoamylase family protein, with protein sequence MLRVEPPLSDEELLDRFQRAAFGYFLETVNPENGLVADTSRPNWPASIAVVGFALSCYPVGVERGWVTRDAAVKLTLAALRFFWNSRQGNGDDVTGHNGFYYHFLDMRTGLRAWRCELSVVDTALLMAGVLAAGAYFTGDTEDETEIRDLAEMLYRRVDWRWMQGSRPTLRQGWKPKSGFLRYGWEGYNEAAILYVLAMAAPDKPASDDSYAGWTATYRWENIYGYDVLYGGPLFMHQFSHAWIDFDGIRDAFMREKNSDYFENSRRATYLHRDYARHNPSGYDGYGEALWGLSAGDGPGKFRARIERRPRKFSGYAARGAPFGPDDGTIAPWSYLASLPFAPEICLPALRHLRERHPEVVDGFRMPSGFNPTLANRRKFGPNGWISDAHYGLDQGIVVLMIENHRSRLIWDLMRSSPHIRRGLCKAGFSGGWLSQPASPLREEGC
- a CDS encoding class I SAM-dependent methyltransferase, translating into MHSERDEIVSREREFHNLRFSQEEDPRGSLDKWYRTIRHGAERQDEQIKRLSKNADVLEYGCSDGGWSLHSLHLPDHCRSLTGIDISDVAVNKANERASALGSTNATFLAMNAEAMSFEDNKFDLVYGRGIIHHLDLDRCFSDVVRVLKPNGVASFYEPMGHNPLLNAYRKRTPLIRAADEHPLLVSDFALARRYFSNVQVDYFGLCSVGSALMPRTISETVYTVGKAVDSVVLTLPFVKRFAWYALLTLRA
- a CDS encoding aldehyde dehydrogenase family protein, which encodes MPFRKNLIDGEWVGDAGSRNINPSNLDDVVGEYASGDAEQARQAIAAAKAAFPAWSRSGLLARHAVLRKASDEISARKDEIGRALAREEGKTLVEGIGETVRAAQIFDFFAGETLRLSGELVPSVRPGVGVEITREAVGVVGIITPWNFPIAIPAWKIAPALAYGNTIVFKPAELVPECAWTIVDILHRAGLPKGVLNLVMGKGSVVGQAMLDSPDLNAITFTGSVGTGKRVAAASVEHMRKYQLEMGGKNPLVVLDDADLAVAVDCAINGAYFSTGQRCTASSRLVVTDGIHDRFVDAMKDRLAKLVVGDALDAKTQIGPVVDQSQLKQDEDYIAIGRQEGADLAFGGERLDRETRGFYLQPALFTQATNAMRISREEIFGPVANVIRVKDYDEALAVANDTPFGLTSGICTSSLKHATHFKRNSEAGMVMVNLPTAGVDFHVPFGGRKGSSYGPREQGRYAAEFYTTVKTAYTFAG